ATCGAGACCCCGAGTTGGTGTATCGAGACCTCGCAACCCGAATTCGTCTACGCGACCAACTCCAGGATCGTCGCGTTGGCCATCCCGCCGGCCTCGCACATGGTTTGCAGGCCGTAGCGGATGTTGTGGTCACGCATGTGGTGGACCAGGCGCGTCATCAGGATGGCGCCGGATCCGCCGAGCGGATGTCCGACGGCGATGGCTCCGCCCAGCGGGTTGAGTACGTCGTCGTCGGCACTCATCTCCGCCTGCCATGCCAGGGGTACGGGAGCGAAGGCCTCGTTGACCTCGAAGGCGCCGATGTCGCTGATCGAGAGGCCGGAGCGGTCGAGCGCCTTCTGCGTCGCGGGGATCGGTCCGGTCAGCATGATGACCGGGTCGTCGGCGGCCAGCACCGCGGTGTGGATGCGCGCCAGCGGTGTCCAGCCCTGCTGTTTGGCGTAGTCGCCGGTGGTGATGAGCAGACCCGCGGCCCCGTCGGAGATCTGCGACGAGTTGCCCGCGGTGATGACGCCGTTCTCGTCGAAGGCGGTCTTCAAGCCGCCGAGTTTCTCCATGGTGGTGCCGCGGCGCAGCCCCTCGTCGACGGTGAGTTCGTCCATCTTGACCAGCTGATCGTCGAAGGCGCCGGCGTCGATGGCGGCGGCGGTGCGCTCGTGCGAGCGCGCCGAGTAGTCGTCGACCTGGGTGCGCGACATCCCCCATTTGCGCGCGACCATCTCCGCGCCGATGCCCTGGTTGAAACCGTCGACGCCGTACCGGTCCAGCACCGACGGCGGATAGGGTTCGCCGCCGGCTCGGGCCGAGCCCATCGGCACGCGCGACATGGATTCGACGCCCCCGGCGATCGCTACGTCGTAGTGGCCGGCGATCACCCCGGCCGCGGCGAAGTGCACAGCCTGCTGCGCGGAACCGCATCGACGGTCGACGACGGTGGCCGGCACCGACTCGGGCCAGCCCGCGGCGAGGACCCCGACGCGACCGATGCTGCCGGCCTGATCACCCACCTGGCTGACGCAACCCCACACCACGTCGTCGACGGTCGCCGGGTCGAATCCGTTTCGCTCCGCCAGGGCGGTGAGCACTTTCGCCGTCAGATCACCGGGATGGATCCCGGCCAATGAACCGTTCCGCTTGCCGATCGGGGTTCGTACTGCGTCGACGATGACCGCATCTCTCATGCGGTCCATTCTGGCCGGGATCAGCCCTGCGGGTCCTTGAAATAGACCAGCTGGGTGGTGGTGGCCAGCAGGGTGTCGCCACCCCAGATCTGGGCGTACTGGTCGAAGTGGCCGTTGCCGAAACGGGCGCCGCGGGCGGTACCGAGGACGTGGTCGGTGCCCTGGGCGGCGAGTTCGTCGGGTGTCGCGTGGAAGTAGGTGGTCAGGGTGATCGTCCCGGCCGGCATGTAGGTGCCGTGGCGCAGGAAGACGCGCGGGAAGAAGGCGTCGGTCATCGAGGTGAGCGCCGGGTAGTCCAACGGGCGCTCGGGGAGATCGCGCAGCCACACCGTCGACGTGGAGTCGTCGGACTTGGCCTCCAGGCTGCCCGCGACGAAGCGCTTGTCGTAGTTGCGGGCCCAGGCGATGAACTCCGGGAAGTCAACGGCGGCAACAGCTTCTGGTGCGGGCACCTGCGGGCGCTGTGCCTCCGTGTCGGCCCAGGTCTCGCGGTGGATCCCGAAGACGGCGCTGCCCGTCGACACCGTCGCGCCCTCCTGCTCGATGGTGAAGGTCCAGTGCTGGTTGGTCCGATTGGTGCGCACGATCGTCGTGTGCAGATCCCAGGTCCCGCTGGCGACCGGCGCCACATAGTTGAGGGTCAGGGAGAGCGGCTGCCCGAGGACGTCGGGGTGGTGTTGCAACGCGTTGACGACAGTGGCCGCGGTGATTCCGCCGAAGGGGCCGACCATGTTGTCGTAGGCCGAGTGGGTGGTGGCGCGGAAGACGCCGTCGGGCAGGGCCGCGACGGTGATCGCCTCGTCGAAGACATGGGTCATCCCTCGACCCTAACCGCGCCTATCCGGTGGTGGCCGCTCGGTCCTCGTCGCCCATCTGATCCTCGAGTTCGGCGGGGGAGTAGTCGAGATCGATCTCGGCGGGCGAGCGTCCCCGCGCCGACTCGATTGCGCCCAGGCGACGCTGCGCGCGGTCGGCGGCATAGGCGACGAACTCGGCGTTGTCGATGCCGAACGGCGGCTCGTCGAACTGCTCGTTGACCCAGGAGATCATGTCGAGCGCCGTCGGCAGCAACTCGCCCATCCGCTCGGTGACGACCTCCCACAGCGAGTCGTCGGCGGCGACGTGGCGTCGGCAGGTGAAGGTGCCCCAGGCCATGTGGCGGCGCTCGTCGTCGGAGATGTGGCCGATGAGGCTCTGCATGCCGTGCAGGATGTTGTTCTCGGCGCAGACCTTGTTCCACGCGAAATAGCCGGTCAGCGCGAGGCTGCCCTCGATGACGTGGTTGTAGGTGACGCTGGCGCGGACCTGGTTGCGCGGCGAGGGGTCGTCGCGCAGGATGCCGAGGGATTGCGGCAGTTCCTCGTAGAACAGCTTGCGGTAGTGCGGGTTCTCGGCGACGAAGGGATGGAGGTCGTCGGT
This genomic interval from Gordonia sp. X0973 contains the following:
- a CDS encoding thiolase family protein — protein: MRDAVIVDAVRTPIGKRNGSLAGIHPGDLTAKVLTALAERNGFDPATVDDVVWGCVSQVGDQAGSIGRVGVLAAGWPESVPATVVDRRCGSAQQAVHFAAAGVIAGHYDVAIAGGVESMSRVPMGSARAGGEPYPPSVLDRYGVDGFNQGIGAEMVARKWGMSRTQVDDYSARSHERTAAAIDAGAFDDQLVKMDELTVDEGLRRGTTMEKLGGLKTAFDENGVITAGNSSQISDGAAGLLITTGDYAKQQGWTPLARIHTAVLAADDPVIMLTGPIPATQKALDRSGLSISDIGAFEVNEAFAPVPLAWQAEMSADDDVLNPLGGAIAVGHPLGGSGAILMTRLVHHMRDHNIRYGLQTMCEAGGMANATILELVA
- a CDS encoding acyl-CoA thioesterase II, whose product is MTHVFDEAITVAALPDGVFRATTHSAYDNMVGPFGGITAATVVNALQHHPDVLGQPLSLTLNYVAPVASGTWDLHTTIVRTNRTNQHWTFTIEQEGATVSTGSAVFGIHRETWADTEAQRPQVPAPEAVAAVDFPEFIAWARNYDKRFVAGSLEAKSDDSTSTVWLRDLPERPLDYPALTSMTDAFFPRVFLRHGTYMPAGTITLTTYFHATPDELAAQGTDHVLGTARGARFGNGHFDQYAQIWGGDTLLATTTQLVYFKDPQG
- a CDS encoding R2-like ligand-binding oxidase, yielding MTTTHESPELRDGFASLRAGGLHWDAFPLRLFTKGNAKTWNPADIDFGKEAADWHGLDDEQRRSACYLVAQFVAGEEAVTEDIQPFMSAMSAEGRFGDEMYLSQFCLEEAKHAQGFRLWMDAVGLTDDLHPFVAENPHYRKLFYEELPQSLGILRDDPSPRNQVRASVTYNHVIEGSLALTGYFAWNKVCAENNILHGMQSLIGHISDDERRHMAWGTFTCRRHVAADDSLWEVVTERMGELLPTALDMISWVNEQFDEPPFGIDNAEFVAYAADRAQRRLGAIESARGRSPAEIDLDYSPAELEDQMGDEDRAATTG